A single Kribbella aluminosa DNA region contains:
- a CDS encoding NADH-quinone oxidoreductase subunit M, with product MNIGWLTLLLLLPFVGAIATMLVPKAKALTAKQVALGFSLVTLVLTVVVAIGYHRNGAADYAETHTWIKAFGAHYALGLDGLGIVMVVLTALLSPIVIIASWNDASHGRWSEKSFFAWILGLEALSIGVFSATDVFLFYVLFEATLIPMYFLIGGFGGPQRSYAAVKFLLYSLLGGLLMLASVVGLYVVSAKHGAPSYLLSDMVKLDIGQNTERWLFLGFFFAFAVKAPMVPFHTWLPDAAGEATPGTSVLLVGILDKIGTFGMIRFCLGLFPNASQWATPVILVLALISVLYGALLAIGQTDIKRLIAYTSISHFGFIVMGIFALTSQGLTGSTLYMFNHGLSTAALFLVAGYLISRRGSARIADYGGVEKVAPVLAGTFLFAGLSSLALPGLSPFISEFMVLAGTFSRHKVIAVIAVLGIVLAALYILLMYQRTMTGPVRDGIEKLKDLNPREVLAIAPLVILIIGLGIFPKPIVDIIKPAVDSTMQRVGVTDKAPQIPVTEGQK from the coding sequence GTGAACATCGGTTGGCTGACCCTGTTACTGCTCCTGCCGTTCGTCGGGGCCATCGCGACGATGCTGGTGCCGAAGGCGAAGGCACTGACGGCCAAGCAGGTCGCGCTCGGGTTCTCGCTCGTGACGCTGGTACTGACCGTCGTCGTCGCGATCGGGTACCACCGCAACGGCGCGGCGGACTACGCCGAGACGCACACCTGGATCAAGGCGTTCGGCGCGCACTACGCGCTCGGCCTGGACGGTCTCGGCATCGTCATGGTGGTGCTGACCGCGCTGCTGAGCCCGATCGTGATCATCGCGTCCTGGAACGACGCCTCCCACGGCCGCTGGTCGGAGAAGTCGTTCTTCGCCTGGATCCTCGGCCTGGAGGCACTGTCGATCGGCGTCTTCTCCGCCACCGACGTGTTCCTCTTCTACGTGCTGTTCGAGGCCACGCTGATCCCGATGTACTTCCTGATCGGCGGCTTCGGCGGCCCGCAGCGTTCGTACGCCGCGGTGAAGTTCCTGCTCTACTCGCTGCTCGGCGGTCTGCTGATGCTGGCGTCGGTCGTCGGCCTGTACGTCGTCTCCGCCAAGCACGGCGCCCCGTCGTACCTGCTGTCCGACATGGTGAAGCTGGACATCGGCCAGAACACCGAGCGCTGGCTGTTCCTCGGGTTCTTCTTCGCGTTCGCGGTGAAGGCGCCGATGGTGCCGTTCCACACCTGGCTGCCGGACGCGGCCGGTGAGGCGACGCCGGGTACGTCGGTGCTGCTGGTCGGCATCCTGGACAAGATCGGCACCTTCGGGATGATCCGGTTCTGCCTGGGCCTGTTCCCGAACGCGTCCCAGTGGGCCACCCCGGTGATCCTGGTACTGGCGCTGATCTCGGTGCTGTACGGCGCGCTGCTGGCGATCGGCCAGACCGACATCAAGCGGCTGATCGCGTACACGTCGATCTCGCACTTCGGCTTCATCGTGATGGGGATCTTCGCGCTGACGTCGCAGGGCCTGACCGGGTCGACGCTGTACATGTTCAACCACGGTCTCTCCACCGCGGCGCTGTTCCTGGTCGCCGGGTACCTGATCTCCCGGCGCGGGTCCGCCCGGATCGCCGACTACGGCGGGGTCGAGAAGGTGGCACCGGTCCTGGCCGGGACGTTCCTGTTCGCCGGTTTGTCCAGCCTCGCGCTGCCCGGGCTGTCGCCGTTCATCTCCGAGTTCATGGTGCTGGCCGGGACCTTCAGCCGGCACAAGGTGATCGCGGTGATCGCGGTCCTCGGTATCGTGCTGGCCGCGCTGTACATCCTGCTGATGTACCAACGCACGATGACCGGCCCGGTCCGGGACGGGATCGAGAAGCTGAAGGACCTGAACCCGCGTGAGGTGCTGGCGATCGCACCGCTCGTGATCCTGATCATCGGGCTGGGCATCTTCCCGAAGCCGATCGTCGACATCATCAAGCCCGCGGTCGACTCGACCATGCAGCGGGTGGGCGTGACCGACAAGGCACCGCAGATCCCCGTGACGGAGGGACAGAAGTGA
- a CDS encoding polyprenyl synthetase family protein → MGLEFADAGLESRVRAGLEAVEQVLRDASQSEAPFVTAAAQNVMFVGGKRFRPLLVLMAAEFGPDPAAVEVVKAAAVVELTHVATLHHDDVMDEAALRRGSATANARWDNSIAILSGDWLFARASDLVADLGPEAVRIQARTFGRLVEGQIRETLGVGEGQDPLKHYLSVISDKTGSLFATSVLFGARFAGASEEIQQALQTFAEEIGMAFQLADDILDIASESDQSGKTPGTDLREGVPTLPVLIFRAQADPENPTDARLLELLDSDLSDDARLAETLDLLRAHPSFRQAEDDVRRRAADARKLLSTLPEGPARATLDALCDLVVTRSV, encoded by the coding sequence CTGGGACTCGAGTTCGCCGATGCCGGCCTCGAGTCCCGGGTTCGCGCTGGGCTGGAGGCCGTCGAGCAGGTGCTGCGGGACGCGAGCCAGTCCGAGGCGCCGTTCGTCACCGCCGCCGCCCAGAACGTCATGTTCGTCGGCGGCAAGCGGTTCCGGCCGCTGCTGGTGCTGATGGCGGCCGAGTTCGGCCCGGACCCGGCCGCGGTCGAGGTGGTGAAGGCCGCGGCGGTCGTCGAGCTGACACACGTCGCGACCCTGCACCACGACGACGTGATGGACGAGGCGGCGCTGCGCCGTGGTTCGGCGACGGCGAACGCCCGCTGGGACAACTCGATCGCGATCCTGTCCGGTGACTGGCTGTTCGCCCGGGCCTCCGACCTGGTCGCGGACCTCGGTCCCGAGGCGGTCCGGATCCAGGCGCGGACCTTCGGCCGGCTGGTCGAGGGGCAGATCCGGGAGACGCTGGGGGTCGGCGAAGGCCAGGACCCGCTCAAGCACTACCTGTCGGTGATCTCCGACAAGACCGGTTCGCTGTTCGCGACGTCGGTACTGTTCGGGGCCCGGTTCGCCGGCGCCTCGGAGGAGATCCAGCAGGCGCTGCAGACCTTCGCCGAGGAGATCGGCATGGCCTTCCAGCTCGCCGACGACATCCTTGACATCGCCTCCGAGTCCGACCAGTCCGGCAAGACTCCCGGCACCGATCTGCGTGAGGGCGTACCCACGCTCCCGGTGCTGATCTTCCGCGCCCAGGCCGATCCGGAGAACCCGACCGACGCGCGGCTGCTCGAACTGCTGGACTCGGACCTGTCCGACGACGCCCGCCTCGCGGAGACGCTGGACCTGCTCCGCGCGCACCCGTCGTTCCGCCAGGCCGAGGACGACGTACGCCGCCGCGCCGCCGACGCCCGCAAACTTCTCAGCACCCTCCCCGAAGGCCCCGCCCGAGCCACCCTCGACGCCCTCTGCGACCTGGTAGTCACCCGCTCCGTATAG
- a CDS encoding PucR family transcriptional regulator, with protein sequence MLTVESLAQRVLGRLPALTDQLVATIYAQNPAYLELDSVPRQDLWRSCHDNVARVVQMIAGADDRFDAAQATGRRRAEQRMPLDDVLKSFRLGGRLVWEALIDEARAQGTAESEVLLDVAGKVWEVVDRTSSQVATAYHAAERYLVRADEQRRSTLWEGLLQGRANRAFVQDAASVLDVPVNGPYVVVAIDNLVDDDCTTTSFARRLAGVRVPSAWQVRPQTVVGLLALGTEPADAVLRLLRRLVDAPAGLSGVVAGLAEVDVAYRQAMLARRTLMPGQIDVAALPERLPEALLLSAPELADQLVRAWLMPLASTSAPERELLLDTLDKWVLSAGSVRRTAELAHCHRNTVINRLHRVEQITGRDITEDGFQLELGLALKAFRLFPA encoded by the coding sequence GTGCTGACTGTGGAGTCGTTGGCGCAGCGTGTGCTCGGGCGGTTGCCGGCGTTGACGGATCAGTTGGTGGCGACGATCTACGCGCAGAATCCGGCGTACCTGGAGCTGGACTCGGTGCCGCGGCAGGATCTGTGGCGGTCGTGTCATGACAACGTCGCACGGGTCGTGCAGATGATTGCCGGTGCCGACGACCGGTTCGACGCGGCGCAGGCGACCGGGCGGCGGCGGGCGGAGCAGCGGATGCCGCTGGACGACGTACTGAAGTCGTTCCGGCTCGGTGGGCGGTTGGTGTGGGAGGCGCTGATCGACGAGGCCCGGGCGCAGGGGACCGCCGAGTCCGAGGTGCTGCTGGACGTGGCCGGGAAGGTCTGGGAGGTCGTCGACCGGACGTCCTCGCAGGTGGCCACCGCGTACCACGCCGCCGAACGGTACCTGGTCCGCGCCGACGAGCAACGCCGCTCCACGCTCTGGGAAGGCCTGTTGCAGGGGCGGGCGAACCGCGCGTTCGTGCAGGACGCGGCCAGCGTTCTCGACGTACCGGTGAACGGCCCGTACGTCGTGGTGGCGATCGACAACCTCGTCGACGACGACTGTACGACGACGTCGTTCGCGCGCAGGCTCGCCGGTGTCCGGGTGCCGTCCGCGTGGCAGGTCCGCCCGCAGACCGTCGTCGGATTGCTTGCCCTAGGCACCGAGCCCGCAGATGCGGTACTGCGGCTGCTGCGGCGGCTCGTAGATGCGCCTGCAGGACTGTCCGGCGTGGTCGCAGGTCTGGCGGAGGTGGATGTCGCGTACCGGCAGGCGATGCTGGCCCGCCGTACCCTGATGCCCGGTCAGATCGACGTTGCGGCGTTGCCCGAACGCCTCCCCGAGGCGCTGCTGCTCAGCGCACCGGAGCTGGCCGACCAACTGGTCCGGGCCTGGCTGATGCCGTTGGCATCCACCTCGGCCCCGGAACGCGAGCTGTTACTGGATACTTTGGACAAGTGGGTCCTGTCCGCCGGTTCGGTTCGCCGTACGGCGGAGCTCGCGCACTGTCACCGCAACACGGTCATCAACCGCCTGCACAGGGTCGAGCAGATCACCGGCCGTGACATCACCGAGGACGGCTTCCAGTTGGAGCTTGGCCTTGCTCTCAAGGCTTTTCGGCTCTTTCCTGCGTGA
- a CDS encoding molybdopterin cofactor-binding domain-containing protein has translation MTEHRRSLDAPSEEAGGPGLLGRRRVLGYLIAAPTLAVGVSWLINDSDPRPADAAVPSLPQPEDIFDLGDLQNLAAAPTSGLITVELRTDGTAHFAVPRAEVGQGITTAFAMIVAEELDLPIEKVEIGLADARPELLMNQLTGGSNSMRSMYVPVRTAAAIARQRLVEAAALQWGVAADKVTAAAGVLSGPSGLTATYGSLAKAAAVPKTQKVTALLKSKADFKVLGKPHNRVDAHDIVTGRKQFAMDLHVPGAKPTMVARPPTINGTLRSVNNLTALRALPGVTDVVGIAHGVAIRADTFGQCIDAIQKVDATWGPGTVDDESDATVLKKLRAAQLPMAVPPLLAKTIDAEFVFAFASNSPLEPDCAIADVRPDSAEIWSSLKVPIVAQEDIAKQLGMPIDAVKVHVVQGGGSFGRHLFHDVAAEAAEISQKMGKPVKLSWSRTDNFRQGRTHPMCTSRVRVNYLAGNVLSYEQRHTSVQTDFGHGLGEMLTAFAADLPIAGNLSFAESIFELSQSSPYNFGVTTQLLNEVPLKFNTGSMRNIYSPNVVCAEELVVDQLAAKLGQDPVRFRRNFLKDQRLLAVLNKAAEVGNWGKAMPKGTAQGVGVHSEYRAAVATLVEIDCRPETVNRPVSGEGVTGPRVTKAVIVVDPGFCINPKGLEAQMFGGLQDAIALALTSSLHIKDGIPLEGSWDNYFYTREWNSPLDVQVVIMPNTSDSPSGAGELSVAPAFAAIACAYARATGTLPTYFPINHGKLGFEPLPLQPSTPQSPTDGLDHTF, from the coding sequence ATGACCGAACACCGCCGATCGTTGGACGCACCAAGCGAGGAGGCGGGCGGACCCGGTCTGCTGGGGCGCCGGCGCGTCCTCGGGTACCTGATCGCCGCGCCGACGCTCGCGGTCGGCGTGAGCTGGCTGATCAACGATTCCGACCCGCGTCCGGCCGACGCCGCCGTACCGTCGCTGCCGCAGCCGGAGGACATCTTCGACCTCGGCGACCTGCAGAACCTGGCGGCCGCGCCGACGTCCGGCCTGATCACGGTCGAGCTCCGCACCGACGGTACGGCGCACTTCGCGGTCCCGCGGGCCGAGGTCGGGCAGGGCATCACGACCGCGTTCGCGATGATCGTCGCCGAGGAGCTGGACCTGCCGATCGAGAAGGTCGAGATCGGTCTCGCGGACGCTCGTCCCGAGCTGCTGATGAACCAGTTGACCGGCGGCTCGAACTCGATGCGCAGCATGTACGTCCCGGTCCGTACCGCGGCGGCGATCGCCCGGCAGCGGCTGGTCGAGGCCGCCGCGCTGCAGTGGGGCGTCGCAGCCGACAAGGTGACGGCGGCTGCCGGGGTGCTGAGCGGTCCGAGCGGTCTGACGGCGACGTACGGCTCGCTGGCCAAGGCGGCGGCTGTCCCCAAGACCCAGAAGGTGACCGCGCTGCTGAAGTCGAAGGCGGACTTCAAGGTGCTGGGCAAGCCGCACAACCGGGTCGATGCGCACGACATCGTCACCGGGCGCAAGCAGTTCGCGATGGACCTGCACGTACCGGGCGCGAAGCCGACGATGGTGGCCCGGCCGCCGACGATCAACGGCACGCTGCGCAGCGTCAACAACCTCACGGCGTTGCGGGCGCTGCCGGGGGTCACCGATGTCGTTGGTATCGCCCACGGTGTGGCGATCCGTGCGGACACCTTCGGGCAGTGCATCGACGCGATCCAGAAGGTGGACGCGACCTGGGGACCGGGCACCGTCGACGACGAGTCCGACGCGACCGTGCTGAAGAAGCTCCGGGCCGCGCAGCTGCCGATGGCCGTGCCGCCGCTGCTGGCGAAGACGATCGACGCCGAGTTCGTGTTCGCCTTCGCCAGCAACAGCCCGCTGGAGCCGGACTGCGCGATCGCCGACGTCCGCCCGGACAGCGCCGAGATCTGGTCCAGCCTGAAGGTGCCGATCGTGGCCCAGGAGGACATCGCCAAGCAGCTCGGGATGCCGATCGACGCGGTCAAGGTGCACGTCGTCCAGGGCGGCGGCTCGTTCGGCCGGCACCTGTTCCACGACGTCGCGGCCGAGGCGGCGGAGATCTCGCAGAAGATGGGCAAACCGGTCAAGCTGTCCTGGTCGCGGACCGACAACTTCCGGCAGGGCCGCACGCACCCGATGTGTACGTCGCGGGTCCGGGTGAACTACCTGGCCGGCAACGTGCTCAGCTACGAGCAGCGGCATACCAGCGTGCAGACGGACTTCGGCCACGGGCTCGGCGAGATGCTCACGGCCTTTGCCGCCGACCTCCCGATCGCCGGCAACCTGTCGTTCGCGGAGTCGATCTTCGAGCTCAGCCAGTCCTCGCCGTACAACTTCGGCGTCACGACGCAGTTGCTCAACGAGGTCCCGCTGAAGTTCAACACCGGCAGCATGCGGAACATCTACTCGCCGAACGTGGTCTGCGCCGAGGAGCTGGTCGTCGACCAGCTGGCCGCGAAGCTGGGCCAGGACCCGGTCCGGTTCCGCCGCAACTTCCTCAAGGACCAGCGGCTGCTCGCCGTACTGAACAAGGCAGCCGAGGTCGGCAACTGGGGCAAGGCGATGCCGAAGGGTACGGCGCAGGGCGTCGGCGTGCACTCGGAGTACCGGGCCGCGGTCGCGACGCTGGTCGAGATCGACTGCCGGCCGGAGACGGTGAACCGGCCGGTGTCCGGCGAGGGGGTGACCGGGCCGCGGGTGACCAAGGCGGTGATCGTCGTCGACCCCGGGTTCTGCATCAACCCGAAGGGCCTGGAGGCGCAGATGTTCGGCGGCCTGCAGGACGCGATCGCGCTGGCGCTGACGTCCAGCCTGCACATCAAGGACGGCATCCCGCTCGAGGGCAGCTGGGACAACTACTTCTACACCCGGGAGTGGAACTCGCCGCTGGACGTGCAGGTGGTGATCATGCCGAACACCAGCGACAGCCCGAGCGGTGCCGGCGAGCTGTCGGTTGCTCCTGCCTTCGCCGCGATCGCCTGTGCCTATGCGCGGGCGACCGGCACGCTGCCGACGTACTTCCCGATCAACCACGGCAAGCTCGGGTTCGAGCCGCTGCCGCTGCAGCCGTCCACTCCGCAGTCGCCGACCGACGGCCTCGACCACACGTTCTGA
- a CDS encoding (2Fe-2S)-binding protein, protein MPTHTFKLNGKQISVEAEDNVRLLWVLRDLLGVTGPKYGCALEVCKACTSHINGKAFNPCSVQVKDIEPTDEVTTIEGLPATVGKDLHPMQEAWLEYDVAQCGYCQPGQIMAAVAKVRQAEAAGRTVTDADLDELRNICRCGTYTRIREAVKAGAEHMGA, encoded by the coding sequence ATGCCTACGCATACTTTCAAGCTCAACGGCAAGCAGATCAGCGTCGAGGCCGAGGACAACGTCCGGCTGCTGTGGGTGCTGCGCGACCTGCTCGGCGTCACCGGACCGAAGTACGGCTGTGCGCTGGAGGTGTGCAAGGCGTGTACGTCGCACATCAACGGCAAGGCGTTCAATCCGTGCTCGGTGCAGGTGAAGGACATCGAGCCGACCGACGAGGTGACCACGATCGAGGGGCTGCCGGCGACGGTCGGCAAGGACCTGCACCCGATGCAGGAGGCCTGGCTGGAGTACGACGTGGCGCAGTGTGGGTACTGCCAGCCCGGGCAGATCATGGCGGCGGTCGCGAAGGTCAGGCAGGCGGAGGCGGCCGGCCGGACGGTGACCGACGCGGACCTCGACGAGCTGCGCAACATCTGCCGCTGTGGGACGTACACGCGGATCCGCGAAGCGGTGAAGGCCGGCGCGGAGCACATGGGTGCGTGA
- the nuoN gene encoding NADH-quinone oxidoreductase subunit NuoN, with product MLLPLADFTKPTIEYGELAPLFVVFGAAAVGVLVEAFLPRPLRHLVQLSITVVAVVAAGVLTGFEMHRGKELIAAEGAIAIDGPALFTWIILLALTLISVLLFAERSIDGGLSAFAGQAAAVPGSDAEREGTAARVEHTEIFPLTLFAVGGMMLFAASNDLLILFVALEVFSLPLYLLCGLARRRRLISQEAAMKYFLLGAFSSAFLLFGIALLYGYAGTMSLGGIADALGTQTGGDTILLAGTGLLGVGLLFKVGGVPFHSWTPDVYQGAPTPVTGFMAACTKIAAFVGLMRVFYVALGGTRWDWAPMMWIIAILTMVVGSIVAITQTDVKRMLAYSSIAHAGFLLTAFVGLAQAGSGVHNGITSTQAVLFYLVSYGFPTIGAFAVVTLVRDAGGEATHLSRWAGLGKKSPLLAGIFAFFLLSFAGIPLTAGFTGKWAVFSAAWSGGAWPLVVVAVLSSLVAAFFYIRVIVLMFFSDLPADAPDVALPGWQTTSAVALGLAATVVLGLVPGPVLDLAARAGEFIR from the coding sequence ATGTTGCTGCCGCTGGCGGACTTCACGAAGCCGACCATCGAGTACGGCGAACTGGCTCCGCTGTTCGTCGTCTTCGGTGCGGCTGCCGTCGGCGTCCTGGTCGAGGCGTTCCTGCCGCGGCCGCTGCGGCACCTGGTGCAGCTGTCGATCACGGTGGTCGCCGTGGTCGCGGCCGGCGTACTGACCGGCTTCGAGATGCACCGTGGCAAGGAACTGATCGCCGCCGAGGGCGCGATCGCGATCGACGGCCCGGCGCTGTTCACCTGGATCATCCTGCTGGCGCTGACGCTGATCAGCGTGCTGCTGTTCGCCGAGCGGTCGATCGACGGCGGCCTGTCGGCGTTCGCCGGCCAGGCGGCCGCGGTACCGGGCTCGGACGCCGAGCGGGAGGGTACGGCGGCCCGCGTCGAGCACACCGAGATCTTCCCGCTGACGCTGTTCGCGGTCGGCGGCATGATGCTGTTCGCGGCGTCGAACGACCTGCTGATCCTGTTCGTCGCGCTCGAGGTCTTCTCGCTGCCGCTGTACCTGCTCTGCGGCCTGGCCCGCCGTCGCCGGCTGATCTCGCAGGAAGCCGCGATGAAGTACTTCCTGCTCGGCGCGTTCTCGTCGGCGTTCCTGCTGTTCGGGATCGCGCTGCTCTACGGGTACGCCGGCACGATGTCGCTCGGCGGGATCGCGGACGCGCTCGGCACCCAGACCGGCGGCGACACGATCCTGCTGGCCGGTACCGGTCTGCTCGGCGTCGGCCTGCTGTTCAAGGTCGGCGGCGTACCGTTCCACTCCTGGACCCCGGACGTGTACCAGGGCGCCCCGACGCCGGTCACCGGCTTCATGGCGGCCTGTACCAAGATCGCCGCGTTCGTCGGCCTGATGCGGGTCTTCTACGTCGCGCTCGGCGGCACGCGCTGGGACTGGGCGCCGATGATGTGGATCATCGCGATCCTCACCATGGTGGTCGGTTCGATCGTCGCGATCACCCAGACCGACGTGAAGCGGATGCTGGCGTACTCGTCGATCGCGCACGCGGGCTTCCTGCTGACCGCGTTCGTCGGCCTCGCGCAGGCGGGCAGCGGCGTGCACAACGGGATCACCTCGACCCAGGCGGTGCTGTTCTACCTGGTGTCGTACGGCTTCCCGACGATCGGCGCGTTCGCGGTCGTCACGCTGGTCCGGGACGCTGGCGGCGAGGCGACGCACCTGTCCCGCTGGGCGGGCCTGGGCAAGAAGTCGCCGCTGCTGGCCGGGATCTTCGCGTTCTTCCTGCTGTCCTTCGCCGGTATTCCGCTGACCGCGGGCTTCACCGGCAAGTGGGCGGTCTTCAGCGCGGCCTGGAGCGGTGGCGCCTGGCCGCTGGTCGTCGTCGCAGTACTGTCCAGCCTGGTCGCCGCGTTCTTCTACATCCGCGTGATCGTGCTGATGTTCTTCTCCGACCTGCCGGCCGACGCGCCGGACGTGGCGCTGCCGGGCTGGCAGACCACGTCGGCGGTGGCGCTGGGTCTCGCCGCCACGGTGGTGCTCGGTCTGGTTCCCGGACCGGTGCTCGACCTGGCGGCCCGAGCTGGTGAGTTCATCCGTTGA
- a CDS encoding phospholipase D family protein, with protein sequence MHGATYFQRLYDELSALRPGDHVYFTDWRGDPDEVLYDEGPSIGDLLCDLARSGVQVRGLLWRSHSDHLSFNSQENQHFGTELNEAGGQVLLDQRVRRLASHHQKLFVVRHRGAPEGDVAFVGGIDLCHGRRDDEQHRGDPQTAPMDPRYGSRPPWHDATLEVRGPVVGDLLRCFVERWDDPHPLDRRTPYRMIVQRLARMPRHPGDLPKAFPDPPPAGPHAVQVLRTYAHKHPGFPFAPRGEHSVARAYLKAFGRATSLIYVEDQYLWSDPVAEGLREALERSPSVRIIAVVPRYPDQDGRLSGPPARYAQLEALRRLESDRVAVYDLENDDGVPIYLHAKVCIVDDRWTACGSGNLNRRSWTSDSELTCAIDSAELARSLRSQLWSEHLGTAELDLDPATGFDQWRTTAAALDQWYADGCRGPRPAGRIRPHRPQPLNRFQSLWAGWLSHHVYDPDGRPHAARRHNTF encoded by the coding sequence GTGCACGGTGCGACGTACTTCCAGCGGTTGTACGACGAACTGAGCGCCCTGCGGCCGGGTGACCACGTGTACTTCACCGACTGGCGCGGTGATCCGGACGAGGTCCTGTACGACGAGGGCCCGTCGATCGGCGACCTCCTCTGCGACCTCGCGCGATCGGGCGTCCAGGTCCGCGGGCTGCTGTGGCGCTCGCACTCCGACCACCTCAGCTTCAACTCGCAGGAGAACCAGCACTTCGGCACCGAACTGAACGAGGCCGGCGGTCAGGTCCTGCTGGACCAGCGGGTACGCCGACTGGCCTCGCACCACCAGAAACTGTTCGTTGTCCGGCACCGTGGCGCACCGGAAGGCGACGTCGCCTTCGTCGGCGGCATCGACCTGTGCCACGGGCGACGCGACGACGAACAGCACCGCGGCGATCCGCAGACCGCGCCGATGGACCCGCGGTACGGATCCCGGCCGCCGTGGCACGACGCGACGCTCGAGGTCCGCGGGCCCGTGGTCGGCGACCTGTTGCGCTGCTTCGTCGAGCGGTGGGACGACCCGCATCCGCTGGACCGCCGCACGCCGTACCGGATGATCGTGCAGCGACTCGCCCGGATGCCGCGGCACCCCGGAGACCTGCCGAAGGCCTTTCCCGATCCGCCACCGGCCGGGCCGCACGCCGTTCAGGTGCTACGGACCTACGCCCACAAGCATCCCGGGTTCCCGTTCGCGCCGCGTGGTGAGCACAGCGTGGCTCGGGCCTACCTGAAGGCGTTCGGCCGGGCGACGTCCTTGATCTATGTGGAGGACCAGTACCTCTGGTCGGATCCGGTGGCCGAAGGTCTCCGGGAAGCGCTGGAACGCTCGCCGTCGGTGCGGATCATCGCGGTGGTGCCGCGATACCCCGACCAGGACGGCCGGCTGAGCGGGCCACCGGCCCGGTATGCGCAACTGGAGGCCTTGCGGCGGCTGGAATCCGACCGGGTTGCCGTCTACGACCTCGAGAACGACGACGGCGTACCGATCTACCTGCACGCGAAGGTCTGCATCGTCGACGACCGCTGGACGGCCTGCGGATCGGGCAACCTCAACCGTAGGTCGTGGACCAGCGACAGCGAACTCACCTGCGCGATCGACTCCGCCGAGCTCGCCCGGTCACTTCGGTCACAACTCTGGTCCGAACACCTCGGTACGGCCGAGCTCGACCTGGACCCGGCGACCGGCTTCGACCAGTGGCGAACGACGGCCGCGGCGCTCGACCAGTGGTACGCCGATGGTTGCCGAGGGCCACGGCCTGCCGGACGCATCCGCCCGCACCGCCCGCAGCCCCTCAACCGCTTCCAGTCCCTCTGGGCCGGCTGGCTCTCCCACCACGTCTACGACCCTGACGGCCGCCCGCACGCAGCCCGCCGCCACAACACCTTCTAG
- a CDS encoding XdhC family protein yields MRDVLAAVRGWYADGERFALATVIDTFRSAPRQPGATMAVSADGVVVGSVSGGCVEGDVYAVAQEVIRTGVPVVRRYGISDDDVFAIGLTCGGVLDVLVEPVDRATFAEFGAVAEAIEAGRPVAVATVVTAGEHLGRRLVIRPSPSDPSPSAASPSAASPSAASPSAASPSAASLGGAGFGGAGVVGSLGDPGLDGAVVEDARGMLGGGSAAMREYGVHGECGRAEVAVFVQAVTPPPRMFVFGAIDFAAAVARVGKFLGYHVTVCDARGVFATRARFPEADEVVVDWPHRFLAGVLDSVDSRTALCVLTHDPKFDVPLLELALRTDAGYIGAMGSRRTHEDRLVRLRAAGVTEAELARMSSPTGLDLGARTPEETAISIAAEIIASRSAASARPLSTTTGRIHASILCG; encoded by the coding sequence GTGCGTGACGTCCTCGCGGCCGTTCGCGGTTGGTACGCCGATGGTGAGCGGTTCGCTCTGGCGACGGTGATCGACACCTTCCGGTCGGCGCCTCGGCAACCCGGGGCGACGATGGCGGTGTCCGCGGACGGGGTGGTCGTGGGCAGTGTGTCCGGCGGGTGCGTCGAGGGCGACGTCTACGCGGTGGCGCAGGAGGTCATCCGGACGGGCGTTCCGGTGGTACGCCGGTACGGGATCTCCGACGACGACGTGTTTGCCATCGGGCTGACGTGCGGCGGCGTACTCGACGTACTGGTGGAGCCGGTGGATCGCGCGACGTTCGCCGAGTTCGGCGCTGTCGCTGAGGCGATCGAGGCGGGCCGGCCGGTGGCGGTCGCGACCGTGGTCACGGCCGGCGAGCACCTCGGCCGCCGCCTCGTCATCCGGCCTTCACCCAGCGACCCATCACCCAGCGCCGCTTCACCCAGCGCCGCTTCACCCAGCGCCGCTTCACCCAGCGCCGCTTCACCCAGCGCCGCTTCGCTCGGCGGGGCTGGGTTTGGCGGGGCTGGAGTTGTCGGCAGTCTGGGGGATCCGGGGTTGGACGGTGCGGTGGTGGAGGATGCGCGGGGGATGCTCGGCGGTGGTTCAGCCGCGATGCGTGAGTACGGCGTGCACGGGGAATGCGGGCGGGCCGAGGTCGCGGTGTTCGTGCAGGCGGTGACGCCGCCGCCGCGGATGTTCGTGTTCGGGGCGATCGACTTCGCGGCGGCCGTCGCGCGGGTCGGGAAGTTCCTCGGGTACCACGTGACCGTGTGCGACGCCCGCGGCGTGTTCGCGACCCGGGCGCGGTTCCCGGAGGCGGACGAGGTGGTCGTCGACTGGCCGCACCGGTTCCTCGCGGGGGTGCTGGACTCGGTCGACAGCCGTACGGCGTTGTGCGTGCTGACGCATGACCCGAAGTTCGACGTACCGCTGCTGGAGCTGGCGTTGCGGACGGACGCGGGGTACATCGGGGCGATGGGATCGCGCCGTACCCACGAGGACCGGTTGGTCCGGTTGCGGGCCGCGGGCGTGACCGAGGCCGAGCTGGCGCGGATGTCGTCGCCGACCGGGCTGGATCTCGGTGCCCGGACGCCCGAGGAGACCGCGATCTCGATCGCCGCGGAGATCATCGCGAGCCGCAGCGCCGCGAGCGCCCGTCCGCTGTCGACGACGACCGGCCGGATCCACGCCAGCATCCTGTGCGGCTAG